Proteins encoded in a region of the Corynebacterium breve genome:
- a CDS encoding sulfurtransferase, producing MAVPFDPNPQFQEYSHPERLVSASWLSARLGTPGLKVVESDEDAFLYDIGHIPGAVRIDWRKDLNDPVTRDFIDGQAFAELMQARGISRDDTVVVYGDKSNWWAAYTLWVFELFGHPDVRLLDGGRDAWMGEERDMSFAVPEPAPSDYPAVERDDSTLRMLVDELKASKTSRTLVDVREKDEYTGTPATTAEALPALRHGHIPGAINIPWGGSVYPNARFRPKAEIAETYGELDPSQQTVVYCHLGDRSAHSWFVLKYMLGFKDVVNYDGSWSEWGNMVRMPIKQGEKP from the coding sequence ATGGCTGTGCCATTCGACCCCAATCCGCAGTTTCAGGAGTATTCCCACCCGGAGCGGCTCGTCTCGGCTTCTTGGTTATCAGCCCGGCTAGGCACCCCCGGACTGAAGGTGGTGGAGTCTGACGAGGATGCGTTTCTCTACGACATCGGCCACATCCCCGGCGCTGTGCGCATCGACTGGCGCAAGGACCTCAACGATCCCGTCACCCGCGATTTCATCGACGGCCAGGCCTTTGCAGAACTCATGCAGGCCCGTGGCATTTCCCGCGACGACACCGTCGTTGTCTACGGCGACAAGTCTAACTGGTGGGCGGCTTACACCCTGTGGGTTTTCGAGCTCTTCGGCCACCCCGATGTACGCCTCCTCGACGGTGGTCGCGATGCTTGGATGGGCGAAGAGCGCGACATGTCGTTCGCGGTCCCAGAACCTGCGCCTTCTGATTATCCCGCGGTAGAACGCGACGATTCCACGCTGCGCATGCTTGTCGACGAACTCAAGGCCTCCAAGACTTCACGCACCTTGGTCGACGTACGCGAAAAGGATGAGTACACCGGCACACCGGCGACTACTGCGGAGGCGTTGCCCGCCCTACGCCACGGCCACATCCCGGGCGCGATTAACATCCCGTGGGGAGGTTCTGTGTATCCCAACGCGCGGTTCCGCCCGAAGGCAGAGATCGCGGAAACATACGGCGAGCTTGATCCGTCGCAGCAAACCGTTGTTTACTGCCACCTTGGCGATCGTTCCGCCCACTCGTGGTTCGTGCTGAAATACATGCTCGGTTTCAAAGACGTGGTGAACTACGATGGCAGCTGGTCGGAATGGGGAAACATGGTACGGATGCCTATTAAACAGGGCGAAAAGCCGTAA
- a CDS encoding acyl-CoA carboxylase subunit beta — MSASKPDLTTTAGKLADLRQRLAEAQAPLGSEVVEATHAEGKSTARERVLQLLDPETFTETDALARHRIETFGMDRTKPATDGVVTGYGLVNGRRVCVFSQDPTIFDGTLGEVYAEKILKIYDLATKTGVPLIGIYDSAGPRIQEGIVTAAMYAKILRAATEASGLIPQLAIVTGAVTDIAALTVPLSDITIAVEGASVSISGESTDNLAHITAPSDTEAVEATRKLIGFLPMNNLAESPLAEVPDTIDATGLDEFMPDDDSTAYNVHDILAKVTDGDLVELKADQAKNIVTGFAHISGRSVAVVANQPTAMNGQLTAAAAEKAARFIRMADAFNLPIVQFVDSPGFADDAPASAAKLAYAFAEAQVGTITVVTRKALGAAYVVMGSKDLGADLAFAWPTAQIALTDANTAAAKLETDAAEYGEANINPYIAAERGLIDAVIEPANTRASITEGLRLLERKVLHPRPKKHGNIPL; from the coding sequence ATGAGCGCTTCAAAACCTGACCTGACTACCACCGCCGGTAAGCTTGCGGATCTTCGCCAGCGTCTAGCGGAGGCCCAGGCTCCCTTGGGCAGCGAAGTCGTGGAAGCAACCCACGCCGAAGGTAAGTCCACCGCCCGCGAGCGCGTACTGCAGCTCCTCGACCCGGAGACCTTCACCGAAACCGATGCGCTGGCCCGCCACCGCATCGAGACTTTCGGCATGGACCGCACCAAGCCTGCCACCGACGGTGTCGTCACCGGTTACGGCCTGGTCAATGGTCGTCGCGTGTGTGTTTTCTCCCAGGACCCGACGATCTTCGACGGTACCCTCGGCGAGGTCTACGCAGAGAAAATCCTGAAGATCTACGACCTCGCAACGAAGACCGGCGTTCCCCTCATCGGCATCTACGACTCGGCTGGCCCGCGTATCCAGGAAGGCATCGTCACCGCGGCGATGTATGCGAAGATCCTCCGCGCCGCGACCGAGGCATCCGGCCTGATCCCACAACTAGCCATCGTCACTGGCGCAGTGACCGACATCGCGGCGCTGACCGTCCCTCTCTCCGACATCACGATTGCGGTCGAGGGGGCGTCGGTAAGCATTAGCGGCGAGAGCACCGACAATCTCGCTCACATCACCGCGCCAAGCGACACCGAAGCTGTGGAAGCAACCCGCAAGCTCATCGGTTTCCTGCCGATGAACAACCTCGCGGAGTCGCCACTTGCCGAGGTCCCCGACACCATCGACGCAACAGGCCTGGACGAGTTCATGCCTGACGACGACTCGACCGCCTACAACGTTCACGACATCCTGGCCAAGGTCACCGACGGCGACCTGGTCGAGCTCAAGGCCGACCAGGCGAAAAATATCGTGACCGGCTTTGCCCACATCTCGGGTCGCTCGGTGGCCGTCGTGGCCAACCAGCCGACCGCAATGAACGGCCAGCTCACCGCCGCCGCAGCTGAGAAGGCGGCGCGCTTTATCCGCATGGCTGATGCGTTCAACCTGCCAATCGTGCAGTTCGTTGACTCCCCTGGCTTTGCAGATGACGCACCGGCCAGTGCCGCAAAGCTTGCGTACGCTTTCGCGGAAGCCCAGGTAGGCACCATCACTGTGGTGACCCGCAAGGCGCTTGGTGCTGCGTACGTCGTGATGGGCTCCAAGGATCTCGGTGCGGACCTCGCTTTTGCGTGGCCAACCGCCCAAATCGCGCTCACCGATGCCAACACCGCGGCTGCGAAGCTCGAAACCGATGCCGCTGAGTATGGCGAGGCAAACATCAACCCGTACATCGCTGCCGAGCGTGGCCTCATCGACGCTGTGATCGAGCCGGCGAACACTCGCGCAAGCATCACCGAGGGCCTTCGCCTGCTAGAACGTAAAGTACTGCACCCACGTCCGAAGAAGCACGGTAATATCCCGCTGTAA
- a CDS encoding acetyl/propionyl/methylcrotonyl-CoA carboxylase subunit alpha yields the protein MATNNKITKVLVANRGEIAVRIIRAAQDAGIASVAVYAEPDADAPFVELADEAFALGGATSADSYLDIDKIIDAAAKSGADAVHPGYGFLAENAEFAQRVIDADLIWIGPSPESIAALGDKVTARHIAEKANAPMAPGTKDPVANADEVVAFADEYGLPIAIKAAYGGGGRGMKVAYTREEIPELFESATREAVAAFGRGECFVERYLDKARHVEAQVLADQHGNVIVSGTRDCSLQRRFQKLVEEAPAPFLTDEQRDRIHSSAKEICKEAGYYGAGTVEYLVGADGLISFLEVNTRLQVEHPVTEVTAGIDLVREQFRIAEGQVLRFTEDPEPRGHAFEFRINGEDAGANFMPAPGTVVEYSEPAGPGVRVDSGVRQGSVIGGQFDSMLAKLIVYGETRQEALERSRRALAEFKVEGMPTVIPFHQAVVKDPAFVGTEEGFDVYTKWIEEEWNNTIDPFVDPADLPEDDENEPHKKFVVEVAGRRIEVALPAALTFGGGAAPKKKRKRRGGGGAKSAASGDAIAAPMQGTVIKVNVEEGAEVNEGDVVVVLEAMKMENPVKAHKSGTVTGLAAEAGGQVNKGAVLMEIK from the coding sequence GTGGCAACGAATAACAAGATCACCAAGGTCTTAGTGGCCAACCGCGGAGAGATCGCCGTGCGCATCATCCGAGCGGCACAAGACGCGGGCATTGCCTCCGTCGCCGTATACGCTGAGCCGGACGCAGACGCACCGTTTGTTGAGCTTGCCGACGAAGCCTTCGCCCTCGGTGGTGCTACTTCTGCTGACTCTTACCTCGACATCGACAAGATCATCGATGCCGCGGCTAAGTCCGGTGCCGATGCTGTCCACCCTGGTTACGGATTCTTGGCCGAGAACGCGGAGTTCGCGCAGCGAGTTATCGATGCCGACCTTATTTGGATCGGCCCATCGCCTGAGTCCATTGCAGCATTGGGCGACAAGGTCACCGCACGCCATATCGCAGAAAAGGCGAACGCACCGATGGCGCCGGGCACCAAGGATCCAGTGGCAAACGCCGACGAGGTCGTAGCATTTGCAGACGAGTACGGCCTGCCTATCGCGATCAAAGCCGCATACGGTGGTGGCGGTCGCGGCATGAAGGTCGCTTACACACGCGAGGAAATCCCTGAGCTGTTCGAGTCCGCAACACGCGAGGCTGTCGCAGCCTTCGGTCGCGGCGAGTGCTTCGTTGAGCGCTACCTTGACAAGGCACGCCACGTGGAGGCACAGGTTCTTGCAGACCAACACGGTAACGTCATCGTTTCTGGTACACGCGACTGCTCCCTGCAACGTCGTTTTCAAAAGCTTGTGGAAGAGGCTCCTGCCCCATTCCTCACCGACGAACAGCGTGATCGCATCCACTCGTCCGCCAAGGAAATCTGCAAGGAAGCCGGCTACTACGGCGCAGGTACCGTTGAGTACCTCGTGGGTGCCGATGGCCTGATTTCCTTCCTCGAGGTCAACACCCGCCTCCAGGTGGAACACCCAGTCACCGAGGTCACCGCGGGCATTGACCTAGTGCGCGAGCAGTTCCGTATCGCCGAAGGTCAGGTTCTTCGCTTCACCGAGGATCCAGAACCACGTGGCCACGCCTTCGAGTTCCGCATCAATGGTGAGGACGCAGGCGCAAACTTCATGCCAGCTCCTGGCACGGTAGTCGAGTACTCCGAGCCAGCTGGGCCCGGCGTACGCGTCGATTCTGGTGTTCGTCAGGGCTCCGTGATTGGTGGTCAGTTCGACTCTATGCTGGCGAAGCTCATCGTTTACGGCGAAACTCGACAGGAGGCGCTGGAGCGTTCCCGCCGCGCGCTCGCCGAGTTCAAGGTCGAAGGCATGCCAACCGTGATTCCTTTCCACCAGGCGGTCGTGAAGGATCCAGCATTTGTTGGCACCGAGGAAGGCTTCGACGTCTATACCAAGTGGATCGAAGAGGAGTGGAATAACACTATCGATCCGTTTGTCGACCCTGCAGATCTTCCTGAGGATGACGAGAATGAGCCACACAAGAAGTTCGTTGTCGAGGTTGCGGGGCGTCGCATCGAGGTCGCTCTTCCTGCTGCGTTAACCTTCGGCGGCGGAGCTGCCCCGAAGAAGAAGCGCAAGCGTCGAGGTGGCGGCGGAGCAAAGTCTGCTGCTTCCGGTGACGCGATCGCGGCTCCAATGCAGGGCACGGTGATCAAAGTCAACGTCGAAGAAGGCGCTGAGGTCAACGAAGGCGATGTAGTCGTCGTCTTGGAAGCGATGAAGATGGAAAACCCTGTCAAGGCTCACAAGTCTGGCACCGTTACTGGCCTCGCTGCCGAAGCTGGCGGACAGGTGAACAAGGGCGCTGTGCTGATGGAGATTAAGTAA
- a CDS encoding Cj0069 family protein codes for MHKAIVVFEVEGGSDKYIDGHRKDTMPIVNSIKDAGWHSEVVYFRPEWAEDLFKYVSENFDGYISRVNPGNIPGGEKGYFDLLTKLSEAGLVGMSTPEEMLAYGAKDALVKLNDTDLVPTDTAAYYDVETFHNTFPTSLSYGERVLKQNRGSTGSGIWRVQLEDKELEASVEPGTALPLDTKIRCTEAVDNHTEIRELGEFMDFCDQYIIGDNGMLVDMRFCPRIVEGEIRILLVGPHPVFVVHKKPAEGGDNFSATLFSGAKYTYDKPEAWQELIDMFADARPVIAEKLGGDNIPLIWTADFMLADGENGEDTYVLGEINCSCVGFTSELDMGIQELVAKEAIGRIETKNA; via the coding sequence GTGCACAAGGCAATTGTCGTCTTCGAAGTTGAAGGCGGATCTGACAAGTACATCGACGGCCACCGTAAAGACACCATGCCAATCGTTAACTCGATCAAGGACGCTGGCTGGCACTCCGAGGTTGTTTACTTCCGTCCTGAGTGGGCAGAGGATTTATTCAAATACGTCTCCGAGAACTTTGATGGCTACATCTCCCGCGTTAACCCTGGCAACATCCCTGGTGGCGAGAAGGGCTACTTCGACCTACTGACCAAGCTGTCCGAGGCTGGCCTTGTCGGCATGTCCACCCCAGAAGAGATGCTTGCATACGGTGCAAAGGATGCACTGGTCAAGCTCAACGACACCGACCTGGTGCCAACCGACACCGCGGCATACTACGACGTTGAGACTTTCCACAACACCTTCCCAACCTCCCTTTCCTACGGCGAGCGCGTTCTGAAGCAGAACCGTGGCTCCACCGGTTCCGGTATCTGGCGCGTTCAGCTTGAAGACAAGGAGCTTGAGGCTTCTGTTGAGCCAGGCACCGCACTGCCACTGGACACCAAGATCCGCTGCACTGAGGCTGTTGACAACCACACCGAAATCCGCGAGCTCGGCGAGTTCATGGACTTCTGCGACCAGTACATCATCGGCGACAACGGCATGCTCGTTGACATGCGCTTCTGCCCACGCATCGTTGAGGGCGAGATCCGCATTCTTCTGGTTGGCCCACACCCAGTCTTCGTGGTTCACAAGAAGCCAGCAGAGGGTGGCGACAACTTCTCCGCAACCCTGTTCTCCGGCGCGAAGTACACCTACGACAAGCCAGAGGCATGGCAGGAGCTCATCGACATGTTCGCTGACGCTCGTCCAGTCATCGCTGAGAAGCTCGGTGGCGACAACATCCCACTGATCTGGACCGCAGACTTCATGCTCGCAGACGGCGAAAACGGCGAGGACACCTACGTTCTCGGCGAGATCAACTGCTCTTGCGTTGGCTTCACCTCCGAGCTCGACATGGGTATCCAGGAGCTCGTTGCTAAGGAAGCAATCGGCCGCATCGAGACCAAGAACGCGTAA
- a CDS encoding DUF4282 domain-containing protein, translating into MSSPFDPNNQNNEQPQSGYAGYSGYGQQQNYSGYQDPNQGFQQPFPAAPEANKAEANTANGFMSALFDFSFTQFVTIKFAKIIYIILMVIFALTWLAWILSSFAAFSESAGLGIGMLLLTIIGGGIFFIVSLVYSRVMLEFVISMIRTAQNTGELVEESRKA; encoded by the coding sequence ATGAGCTCCCCGTTTGATCCAAACAACCAGAACAACGAACAGCCACAGTCCGGATACGCGGGCTACTCCGGCTATGGACAGCAGCAGAACTACTCTGGGTACCAGGATCCGAACCAGGGATTCCAGCAGCCATTCCCGGCAGCCCCTGAGGCGAACAAGGCAGAAGCGAACACGGCCAACGGCTTCATGAGCGCCTTGTTCGACTTCTCCTTCACCCAGTTTGTCACCATCAAGTTTGCAAAGATCATCTACATCATTTTGATGGTGATCTTCGCTCTCACCTGGCTGGCTTGGATCCTGTCCTCCTTCGCAGCCTTCTCCGAAAGCGCGGGCTTGGGAATCGGCATGCTGCTGCTGACCATCATTGGTGGCGGCATCTTTTTCATCGTCAGCCTGGTTTACTCCCGCGTCATGCTGGAGTTTGTGATCTCCATGATCCGCACCGCGCAAAACACCGGCGAACTGGTGGAAGAATCCAGGAAGGCCTAA
- a CDS encoding heparan-alpha-glucosaminide N-acetyltransferase domain-containing protein: MKQERLDGIDLARAIAILGMFIMHTFAKQDPDNKFLQAFEGRSTILFTVLAGVSVILMSRTRNVKQSLAQFGIRGIFIMALGLSITTENTGPIVILSTYGALYLVVAPLLFRAPGWLLAVVAAATTFVAPWLSFVLRQDLEPAAEFGEIPTWSMLVDGEIGRALELLFVTGNFPVLTLAPVFIAGMAAGRALIRTKYAWDGLIGVGGILAAAAFWVNVWALSDRGFVDKLAALDDPFTAYGVTNLADSRFLWVYVPHSGSITELIGSIGVSLCVIGIGVLVCTFGPLNTVTYPLRAVGRMPLTIYTAHIMAVGMINFMGAHISWPEYAWPNLLVPLFFAPAWLVFFKRGPLEMLQRQLLRITG, encoded by the coding sequence TTGAAGCAAGAGCGGCTCGACGGCATCGACCTTGCCCGAGCCATCGCCATACTGGGCATGTTCATCATGCACACATTTGCCAAGCAGGATCCAGACAATAAATTCCTGCAGGCATTCGAGGGCCGTTCCACCATTTTGTTCACCGTTCTCGCGGGTGTTTCGGTGATCCTGATGTCACGCACCCGCAACGTCAAACAGTCACTGGCCCAGTTCGGCATCCGGGGCATTTTCATCATGGCCCTCGGACTGTCGATCACCACCGAGAACACCGGCCCCATCGTGATTCTGTCCACCTACGGCGCCCTCTACCTCGTTGTGGCACCGTTGCTCTTCCGCGCGCCCGGATGGCTGCTTGCAGTTGTCGCCGCCGCCACGACTTTCGTAGCACCCTGGCTCTCCTTTGTCCTTCGCCAAGACTTGGAACCCGCCGCCGAGTTCGGTGAAATTCCCACTTGGTCCATGCTGGTCGACGGTGAAATTGGCCGCGCGCTCGAACTTCTCTTCGTCACGGGCAACTTCCCCGTCCTCACACTCGCGCCGGTGTTCATCGCGGGCATGGCCGCTGGGCGTGCTCTCATCCGCACAAAATACGCCTGGGACGGCCTCATCGGAGTTGGCGGAATCCTCGCCGCAGCAGCGTTTTGGGTCAATGTGTGGGCGCTCAGTGACCGAGGATTCGTCGACAAGCTTGCTGCTCTTGACGATCCCTTCACCGCCTACGGAGTCACCAACCTTGCCGACTCCCGCTTCCTCTGGGTCTACGTCCCCCACTCGGGCTCGATCACCGAACTCATCGGCTCCATCGGCGTCTCGCTGTGCGTGATCGGCATCGGGGTTCTCGTCTGCACGTTTGGCCCGCTGAACACAGTTACCTACCCGCTGCGCGCCGTGGGGCGCATGCCGCTGACGATCTACACCGCGCACATCATGGCAGTCGGAATGATCAACTTCATGGGAGCGCATATCTCGTGGCCAGAGTACGCGTGGCCAAACCTTTTGGTTCCGCTGTTTTTTGCCCCGGCGTGGCTGGTCTTTTTCAAACGCGGTCCGCTGGAAATGCTGCAACGACAGCTCCTGCGCATTACCGGGTAG
- a CDS encoding GNAT family N-acetyltransferase, translated as MQLLPATESDRTYFARLFFLTDVYGDESRAVSDYHLRDIVGYVDDWNPTRDGGFVVYDENRIPAGGIWFRYWEGPDALGWANLGPDIPELAIAVESRFAGKGISRLLLDAAVDLGRSQGAPALALSVAADNPRARHVYEKFGFTDVADVDGAMRYNL; from the coding sequence ATGCAACTGCTTCCCGCAACTGAATCTGACCGTACGTATTTTGCTCGCCTTTTCTTCCTCACGGATGTTTATGGCGACGAAAGTCGTGCGGTCAGTGATTACCACCTTCGCGACATCGTCGGCTACGTCGACGATTGGAATCCAACCCGCGACGGTGGTTTTGTGGTTTATGACGAGAACCGGATCCCCGCAGGTGGCATCTGGTTCCGATACTGGGAAGGCCCAGACGCCCTCGGCTGGGCGAATTTGGGCCCCGATATCCCTGAGCTCGCGATCGCAGTCGAGTCACGCTTTGCTGGAAAAGGTATCTCCCGCTTGCTTCTCGACGCAGCCGTGGACCTCGGACGCTCGCAAGGAGCCCCTGCTCTTGCGCTTTCCGTTGCCGCTGACAACCCACGCGCACGCCACGTCTACGAGAAGTTCGGCTTTACCGATGTCGCAGACGTTGACGGCGCGATGCGTTACAACCTCTAG
- a CDS encoding acyl-CoA carboxylase subunit epsilon, protein MTAPIFKVLKGNPSDDELAALTAVLSSLTAEANKRPAHVERNMWGRPESRLSTPTVFNPAAFSSVTYY, encoded by the coding sequence ATGACCGCTCCGATTTTCAAGGTGCTCAAAGGCAACCCTTCCGACGACGAGCTCGCAGCGCTGACCGCTGTTCTGTCGTCGCTCACCGCCGAGGCCAATAAGCGCCCCGCACACGTCGAACGCAACATGTGGGGCCGCCCTGAGTCCCGCCTGAGCACACCCACTGTTTTCAACCCAGCTGCGTTCTCCTCGGTGACCTACTACTAA
- a CDS encoding DUF3151 domain-containing protein: MEMKDMLAPPPVQLPADPAQGKDLLSDDTALAHPDSPSVWAARAKNELDGGDKLIAYAYARTGYHRSLDRLRANGWKGWGPIPYGHEPNQGVLQSIALLALASQAIGDQDEYDRCRGMLSDADPEAVAALLGA, from the coding sequence ATGGAAATGAAAGATATGCTTGCCCCTCCCCCAGTTCAGCTCCCCGCCGACCCGGCGCAGGGCAAGGACTTGCTTAGCGACGACACCGCCCTCGCCCACCCAGATTCCCCGTCTGTCTGGGCGGCTCGCGCAAAGAACGAGCTAGATGGTGGCGATAAACTCATCGCCTATGCGTACGCACGCACCGGCTACCACCGTTCCCTCGATCGCCTTCGCGCCAACGGTTGGAAGGGCTGGGGTCCGATCCCCTACGGGCACGAGCCGAACCAAGGCGTCCTCCAATCCATCGCACTGCTTGCGCTTGCGTCCCAGGCGATCGGCGACCAAGACGAGTACGACCGCTGCCGGGGCATGCTCTCTGATGCCGATCCGGAAGCGGTCGCTGCGTTGCTAGGCGCTTAG
- a CDS encoding Maf family protein: MRFVLASQSPSRRMILESGGVTPIQHPAHIDEDALLETLSDESPATTVCALARAKATVVAEQFPDDVVVGCDSMLLLDGKLQGKPLTVDSTIERWKTQRGKTAELLTGHAVCFQGKWVEETISTTIHFGDVSDKDIVAYAQSGEPLQCAGAFTLEALGGWFIDRIEGDQTSVIGLSLPLLRRALYSFGLSASDFWR, translated from the coding sequence ATGCGCTTTGTTTTAGCGTCGCAGTCTCCGTCACGCCGCATGATCTTGGAATCAGGCGGCGTGACCCCTATTCAGCACCCCGCGCATATCGACGAAGATGCGCTGCTGGAGACGCTTAGCGACGAATCCCCCGCCACCACCGTCTGCGCCCTAGCTAGGGCCAAGGCGACCGTTGTCGCTGAGCAGTTCCCAGACGACGTGGTCGTTGGCTGCGACTCTATGTTGCTGCTAGACGGCAAGCTCCAAGGCAAGCCACTGACCGTAGACTCAACCATCGAGCGGTGGAAGACGCAGCGCGGCAAAACCGCCGAGCTGCTCACCGGTCACGCAGTCTGCTTCCAAGGAAAATGGGTGGAAGAGACGATCTCCACCACGATCCATTTCGGTGACGTCTCCGACAAAGACATCGTGGCCTATGCCCAATCAGGCGAACCACTCCAGTGCGCGGGGGCTTTTACTCTTGAGGCGCTCGGAGGCTGGTTCATCGATAGGATCGAAGGCGACCAAACCAGCGTGATCGGCCTGTCACTGCCGCTGTTGCGCCGGGCTCTCTACTCGTTTGGACTTTCTGCCAGCGATTTCTGGAGGTAG